One window of the Equus caballus isolate H_3958 breed thoroughbred chromosome 2, TB-T2T, whole genome shotgun sequence genome contains the following:
- the ZBTB8A gene encoding zinc finger and BTB domain-containing protein 8A isoform X2, whose amino-acid sequence MEISSHQSHLLQQLNEQRRQDVFCDCSILVEGKVFKAHRNVLFASSGYFKMLLSQNSKETSQPTTATFQAFSPDTFTVILDFVYSGKLSLTGQNVIEVMSAASFLQMTDVISVCKTFIKSSLDISEKEKDRYFSLSDKDANSNGIERSSFYSGGWQEESSSPHSHLSPDRGTGIISGKSWSKYNYHPASQRNTQQPLAKHEQRKDAIKKSKHLRLSQPSEVAHYKSSKREARTSDSSSHISQAEEPAQIDAEMDSTPVGYQYGQGSDVTSRNFPDDLPRMRFKCPYCTHVVKRKADLKRHLRCHTGERPYPCQACGKRFSRLDHLSSHFRTIHQACKLICRKCKRHVTDLTGQVVQEGTRRYRLCNECLAEVGIDSLPIDLEAEQHLMSPSDGDKDSRWHLSEDENRSYVEIVEDGSADLVIQQVDDSEEEEEKEIKPNIR is encoded by the exons ATGGAGATCTCCTCTCATCAGTCGCACCTCCTGCAACAGCTGAATGAGCAGCGCAGGCAGGACGTGTTCTGTGATTGCAGCATCCTCGTTGAAGGGAAGGTCTTCAAAGCGCACCGGAATGTATTGTTTGCCAGTAGTGGCTACTTTAAAAtgcttctttctcagaattcAAAGGAGACGAGTCAGCCAACCACAGCTACGTTTCAGGCTTTCTCCCCTGACACTTTTACGGTGATCCTGGACTTCGTCTATTCCGGCAAACTCTCTCTTACTGGTCAGAATGTCATAGAAGTGATGTCAGCTGCTAGCTTCCTTCAGATGACCGATGTCATTAGTGTATGTAAGACCTTTATTAAATCTTCATTAGACATTAGCGAGAAAGAAAAAGATCGCTATTTCAGTCTCTCCGATAAAGATGCCAATTCTAATGGTATAGAACGTTCCTCTTTTTATAGCGGTGGCTGGCAAGAGGAAAGCAGTTCTCCGCACTCTCACCTAAGCCCAGATCGAGGAACAGGTATAATAAGTGGAAAATCTTGGAGTAAGTATAATTACCATCCAGCCTCCCAAAGGAATACTCAGCAGCCGTTGGCCAAGCATGAGCAAAGGAAAGATGCCATTAAAAAGTCCAAACATTTGAGGTTGTCCCAGCCTTCTGAAGTTGCTCATTATAAGTCAAGCAAACGAGAAGCACGGACATCTGATTCTTCCAGCCACATTTCCCAAGCTGAAGAACCAGCACAAATTGATGCTGAAATGGACTCTACTCCTGTTGGCTATCAGTATGGTCAAGGATCTGATGTCACATCCAGAAATTTTCCAG ATGATCTGCCCAGGATGCGATTCAAGTGCCCATACTGTACGCACGTGGTGAAGCGGAAAGCAGACCTAAAGCGCCACCTTCGTTGTCACACAGGAGAAAGGCCGTATCCGTGTCAAGCTTGTGGGAAAAGATTTAGCAGGCTAGACCATCTAAGTAGCCATTTCCGAACA ATTCACCAGGCATGCAAACTAATCTGCAGGAAATGCAAACGCCATGTGACTGATCTAACGGGTCAGGTGGTCCAGGAAGGAACCCGGCGCTACAGGCTGTGTAATGAGTGCCTCGCTGAAGTTGGCATAGACAGCCTCCCCATTGATTTGGAAGCTGAACAGCATCTTATGTCCCCATCAGATGGAGACAAGGATTCCAGATGGCACCTGAGTGAAGATGAGAATAGATCATACGTGGAGATTGTAGAGGATGGGTCTGCTGATCTGGTCATACAACAGGTTGATGAcagtgaagaagaagaagaaaaggaaataaagcccAACATTAGGTAG
- the ZBTB8A gene encoding zinc finger and BTB domain-containing protein 8A isoform X1, with product MSAGGITSAWTPRSGQSFTHRLCLTWNLPFFTPFNWLSRISRAAFVISRMEISSHQSHLLQQLNEQRRQDVFCDCSILVEGKVFKAHRNVLFASSGYFKMLLSQNSKETSQPTTATFQAFSPDTFTVILDFVYSGKLSLTGQNVIEVMSAASFLQMTDVISVCKTFIKSSLDISEKEKDRYFSLSDKDANSNGIERSSFYSGGWQEESSSPHSHLSPDRGTGIISGKSWSKYNYHPASQRNTQQPLAKHEQRKDAIKKSKHLRLSQPSEVAHYKSSKREARTSDSSSHISQAEEPAQIDAEMDSTPVGYQYGQGSDVTSRNFPDDLPRMRFKCPYCTHVVKRKADLKRHLRCHTGERPYPCQACGKRFSRLDHLSSHFRTIHQACKLICRKCKRHVTDLTGQVVQEGTRRYRLCNECLAEVGIDSLPIDLEAEQHLMSPSDGDKDSRWHLSEDENRSYVEIVEDGSADLVIQQVDDSEEEEEKEIKPNIR from the exons AATGGAGATCTCCTCTCATCAGTCGCACCTCCTGCAACAGCTGAATGAGCAGCGCAGGCAGGACGTGTTCTGTGATTGCAGCATCCTCGTTGAAGGGAAGGTCTTCAAAGCGCACCGGAATGTATTGTTTGCCAGTAGTGGCTACTTTAAAAtgcttctttctcagaattcAAAGGAGACGAGTCAGCCAACCACAGCTACGTTTCAGGCTTTCTCCCCTGACACTTTTACGGTGATCCTGGACTTCGTCTATTCCGGCAAACTCTCTCTTACTGGTCAGAATGTCATAGAAGTGATGTCAGCTGCTAGCTTCCTTCAGATGACCGATGTCATTAGTGTATGTAAGACCTTTATTAAATCTTCATTAGACATTAGCGAGAAAGAAAAAGATCGCTATTTCAGTCTCTCCGATAAAGATGCCAATTCTAATGGTATAGAACGTTCCTCTTTTTATAGCGGTGGCTGGCAAGAGGAAAGCAGTTCTCCGCACTCTCACCTAAGCCCAGATCGAGGAACAGGTATAATAAGTGGAAAATCTTGGAGTAAGTATAATTACCATCCAGCCTCCCAAAGGAATACTCAGCAGCCGTTGGCCAAGCATGAGCAAAGGAAAGATGCCATTAAAAAGTCCAAACATTTGAGGTTGTCCCAGCCTTCTGAAGTTGCTCATTATAAGTCAAGCAAACGAGAAGCACGGACATCTGATTCTTCCAGCCACATTTCCCAAGCTGAAGAACCAGCACAAATTGATGCTGAAATGGACTCTACTCCTGTTGGCTATCAGTATGGTCAAGGATCTGATGTCACATCCAGAAATTTTCCAG ATGATCTGCCCAGGATGCGATTCAAGTGCCCATACTGTACGCACGTGGTGAAGCGGAAAGCAGACCTAAAGCGCCACCTTCGTTGTCACACAGGAGAAAGGCCGTATCCGTGTCAAGCTTGTGGGAAAAGATTTAGCAGGCTAGACCATCTAAGTAGCCATTTCCGAACA ATTCACCAGGCATGCAAACTAATCTGCAGGAAATGCAAACGCCATGTGACTGATCTAACGGGTCAGGTGGTCCAGGAAGGAACCCGGCGCTACAGGCTGTGTAATGAGTGCCTCGCTGAAGTTGGCATAGACAGCCTCCCCATTGATTTGGAAGCTGAACAGCATCTTATGTCCCCATCAGATGGAGACAAGGATTCCAGATGGCACCTGAGTGAAGATGAGAATAGATCATACGTGGAGATTGTAGAGGATGGGTCTGCTGATCTGGTCATACAACAGGTTGATGAcagtgaagaagaagaagaaaaggaaataaagcccAACATTAGGTAG